A window of Pseudomonas mucidolens contains these coding sequences:
- the tssF gene encoding type VI secretion system baseplate subunit TssF codes for MSFNHYYQSELTALRQLGRRFAERSPALAPFLGQAGRDPDVERLLEGFAFLTGRLRQKLDDELPELSHSLMQLLWPNYMRPLPSFSILQFDPLKRSGPALMVERNTPVESVPIDDVRCHFRTCYPTEVLPLDLAALNYSVKGDGSLLSLRLEMSVDGHLGELELSRLRLHFAGERYISQMLYLCLLRNLEGIELIPLDGAGNPINGVNGTPMAFKMPGDRVQPVGFAEEEALIPYPLNTFRGYRYLQEYFAFQDKFLFVDINGLALLKALPADILKQVRGLELRFDIRKSGVLRMRPTLDNVKLHCTPIVNLFTHDALPIRLDGKQDEYLLLPAEYDLENCGVFSVESVIGWKPGGLGYQAYVPFESFEHDPSFDVPNSRPHYSIRQRSSSLHDGLDTYLSFGIRQTEAQETLSVELTCTNQNLPRKLRLGDICIACEETPEFLSFRNITPATSSFAPPLNRDFLWKLISNMSLNYLSLADVNALKVILETYDLPRYYDQHAEKVSKRLLGGLKSIKHQHVDRLHRGLPVRGLRTELTIDPQGYIGEGDLFVFASVLNEFFALYASLNSYHELRVKSTQGEVYQWTPRMGLQPLL; via the coding sequence GTGTCCTTTAACCACTACTACCAAAGTGAGCTCACGGCACTTCGTCAGTTAGGTCGTCGCTTTGCCGAGCGTAGCCCGGCGTTGGCGCCTTTCCTCGGCCAAGCCGGACGGGATCCGGATGTGGAGCGATTGCTGGAGGGATTTGCATTCCTGACCGGGCGTCTGCGCCAGAAACTCGATGACGAGTTACCGGAGCTCAGCCATTCTCTGATGCAACTGCTGTGGCCCAATTACATGCGACCGCTGCCGTCGTTCAGTATTTTGCAGTTCGATCCGTTGAAACGTTCCGGCCCAGCATTAATGGTCGAGCGCAACACACCGGTGGAAAGCGTTCCGATTGATGACGTGCGTTGCCACTTTCGCACCTGCTATCCGACTGAAGTCTTGCCGTTGGACCTTGCTGCGCTGAATTACTCGGTGAAGGGCGATGGCTCGCTGTTGAGCCTACGTCTGGAGATGAGCGTCGACGGTCACCTCGGTGAGCTGGAATTGAGCCGCTTGCGTCTGCACTTTGCTGGCGAGCGTTACATCAGCCAGATGCTGTACCTGTGTCTGCTGCGTAACCTGGAAGGCATCGAGCTGATCCCTCTAGACGGCGCCGGTAACCCCATTAATGGTGTCAATGGCACGCCAATGGCGTTCAAGATGCCGGGTGACCGTGTGCAGCCGGTTGGCTTTGCTGAAGAAGAAGCGTTGATCCCATATCCGCTGAACACCTTTCGCGGTTATCGCTACCTACAAGAATATTTTGCCTTTCAGGACAAATTCCTGTTCGTCGATATCAACGGCCTGGCCCTACTCAAGGCGTTGCCGGCAGATATCCTCAAGCAGGTACGCGGTCTAGAGTTGCGTTTCGACATTCGCAAGAGTGGAGTCCTGCGCATGCGTCCGACCCTGGACAACGTGAAGCTTCACTGTACGCCCATCGTTAATCTGTTCACGCACGATGCATTACCGATCCGTCTTGACGGCAAGCAGGACGAGTACCTGTTGCTACCTGCCGAGTACGACCTGGAAAACTGCGGTGTGTTTTCCGTGGAAAGTGTCATTGGCTGGAAACCTGGCGGCCTCGGTTATCAGGCGTATGTTCCGTTCGAATCTTTCGAGCACGACCCTAGTTTCGATGTACCCAACAGCCGTCCTCATTACAGCATTCGCCAGCGTTCTTCCTCACTGCACGACGGCCTCGACACTTACCTGAGCTTCGGTATTCGCCAGACCGAAGCCCAGGAAACCCTATCGGTAGAGCTGACGTGCACCAACCAAAACCTGCCGCGTAAGCTCAGGCTTGGCGACATCTGCATCGCCTGCGAAGAAACGCCGGAGTTTTTGAGCTTTCGTAACATTACCCCCGCGACGTCGAGTTTCGCGCCGCCGCTGAACCGTGACTTCCTCTGGAAGCTGATCAGCAACATGTCGCTCAACTATTTGTCGTTGGCTGACGTCAACGCATTGAAGGTAATTCTCGAAACCTACGACCTGCCGCGCTACTACGACCAACACGCTGAAAAAGTCAGCAAACGCCTGCTCGGCGGGCTCAAGTCGATCAAACATCAACACGTTGATCGATTGCACCGAGGGTTGCCGGTTCGTGGGCTGCGCACCGAGCTGACCATCGACCCGCAAGGGTATATCGGTGAAGGCGACCTGTTCGTTTTCGCTTCGGTTCTTAACGAGTTTTTCGCGCTTTACGCCAGTCTCAATTCGTACCACGAACTGCGGGTAAAAAGCACACAGGGAGAGGTGTACCAATGGACACCACGTATGGGCCTGCAACCGCTTCTTTAA
- the tssE gene encoding type VI secretion system baseplate subunit TssE encodes MTGYGSLFERLCGDADKRVGWSREVCAMASVAAHLTKMLSTRAGSVQTLSDYGLPDLNDMRLSLHGSLSQARLAIENFIEAYEPRLSNVRVISLPRDHDQLRLSFNIEGLLEVDGFKRQVSFSARLDGSGQVRVS; translated from the coding sequence ATGACTGGATACGGCAGCCTTTTCGAACGCCTGTGTGGAGACGCGGACAAACGCGTCGGCTGGAGCCGCGAGGTTTGCGCTATGGCGTCCGTGGCTGCCCATCTGACCAAGATGCTCAGCACCCGTGCGGGCAGCGTGCAGACGCTGTCCGATTACGGGTTACCCGATCTCAATGACATGCGCCTGAGCCTGCACGGCTCCCTGAGTCAGGCCCGTTTGGCCATCGAAAATTTCATCGAAGCCTACGAGCCACGCCTGAGCAATGTGCGTGTCATTTCCCTGCCGCGTGATCACGATCAGCTTCGCCTGTCCTTCAACATTGAAGGCCTGCTGGAAGTTGATGGTTTCAAGCGCCAGGTCAGTTTCTCCGCGCGCCTAGATGGCAGCGGTCAAGTCAGGGTCAGCTAA
- the tssC gene encoding type VI secretion system contractile sheath large subunit: MSKSAAQQKTTENGEYSILDSIIAETRLTPDDEAYDIAKRGVSAFIEELLKPQNNGEPVKKAMVDRMIAEIDAKLSRQMDEILHHPDFQSLESSWRGLQLLVDRTNFRENIKIEILNVSKEDLLDDFDDSPEVMQSGLYKHIYTAEYGQFGGQPVGAIIANYFMSPSSPDVKLMQYVSSVACMSHAPFIAAAGPKFFGLESFTGLPDLKDLKDHFEGPQFAKWQSFRQSEDSRYIGLTVPRFLLRNPYDPEENPVKSFVYKETVTNSHEHYLWGNTTYAFGTKLTDSFAKFRWCPNIIGPQSGGAVEDLPLHHFESMGEIETKIPTEVLVSDRREYELAEEGFISLTMRKGSDNAAFFSASSVQKPKFFGISAEGKAAELNYKLGTQLPYMMIVNRLAHYLKVLQREQLGSWKERTDLELELNKWIRQYVADQENPSAEVRGRRPLRAAQIIVSDVEGEPGWYRVSLNVRPHFKYMGADFTLSLVGKLDKE, translated from the coding sequence ATGAGCAAGAGTGCAGCGCAGCAGAAAACTACCGAGAACGGCGAATACAGCATTCTCGACAGTATCATCGCCGAAACCCGCCTGACGCCGGACGACGAAGCCTACGACATCGCCAAACGCGGTGTGTCAGCCTTCATTGAAGAGCTGCTCAAGCCGCAGAACAACGGTGAGCCGGTCAAGAAAGCCATGGTTGATCGCATGATCGCCGAGATCGATGCCAAGCTCAGCCGTCAGATGGACGAAATCCTGCACCACCCGGACTTCCAGTCTCTGGAATCGTCGTGGCGCGGCCTACAGTTATTGGTCGATCGCACGAACTTTCGCGAAAACATCAAAATCGAAATCCTCAACGTCTCCAAAGAAGACCTGCTGGACGATTTCGACGATTCGCCGGAAGTAATGCAATCAGGCCTTTACAAGCACATTTACACCGCTGAATACGGTCAGTTCGGCGGGCAGCCTGTGGGCGCGATCATCGCCAACTACTTTATGTCTCCGAGCTCGCCGGACGTGAAGCTGATGCAGTACGTGTCCAGCGTTGCCTGTATGTCTCACGCGCCGTTCATTGCTGCGGCCGGTCCGAAGTTCTTCGGCCTGGAAAGCTTCACCGGTCTGCCGGACCTAAAGGATCTGAAAGATCACTTCGAAGGCCCGCAATTCGCCAAATGGCAGAGCTTCCGTCAATCCGAAGATTCGCGTTACATCGGCCTGACCGTGCCGCGGTTCCTCCTGCGTAACCCGTACGACCCGGAAGAAAACCCAGTCAAATCGTTCGTTTACAAAGAAACCGTCACCAACAGCCACGAGCATTACCTGTGGGGCAACACCACCTACGCATTCGGTACAAAACTGACCGACAGCTTCGCCAAATTCCGCTGGTGTCCGAACATCATTGGCCCACAAAGCGGTGGTGCAGTTGAAGACCTACCGTTGCACCACTTCGAAAGCATGGGCGAAATCGAAACCAAGATTCCTACCGAAGTTTTGGTCAGCGACCGTCGTGAATACGAACTGGCAGAGGAAGGCTTCATCTCCCTGACCATGCGCAAAGGCAGCGACAACGCGGCGTTCTTCTCCGCGAGCTCGGTGCAGAAGCCGAAGTTCTTCGGCATCAGCGCTGAAGGCAAGGCAGCAGAGCTGAACTATAAGCTCGGTACCCAACTGCCGTACATGATGATCGTCAACCGCCTGGCTCACTACTTGAAAGTGCTGCAGCGCGAGCAACTCGGTTCGTGGAAAGAGCGTACCGACCTCGAGCTGGAACTCAACAAGTGGATCCGCCAGTACGTCGCCGACCAGGAAAATCCCAGCGCCGAAGTGCGTGGCCGTCGTCCACTGCGCGCAGCCCAGATCATCGTCAGCGATGTTGAAGGCGAGCCTGGCTGGTACCGCGTCAGCCTGAACGTGCGTCCGCACTTCAAGTACATGGGGGCCGATTTCACCCTGTCGCTGGTTGGCAAGCTGGACAAAGAATAA
- the tssB gene encoding type VI secretion system contractile sheath small subunit, with the protein MTKEGSVAPKERINVTFKPSTGGAQEEIELPLKLLAIGDYTHRKDERKVEDRKPISIDKMTFDEVLAKQELELTLSVPNRLQEEGDTEELAVKVRVSSMKDFNPASLVEQVPELKKLMELRDALVALKGPLGNAPAFRKAIEGVLADDESRGRVLGELGLNAAAQNA; encoded by the coding sequence ATGACCAAAGAAGGCTCTGTAGCCCCTAAAGAACGCATCAACGTCACCTTCAAACCCTCCACTGGAGGTGCTCAGGAAGAGATTGAACTGCCGTTGAAGCTGCTGGCAATCGGTGACTACACCCATCGCAAGGACGAACGAAAAGTCGAAGATCGTAAGCCGATCAGCATCGACAAAATGACCTTCGACGAAGTGTTGGCCAAGCAAGAGTTGGAGCTGACACTGAGCGTGCCGAACCGCCTTCAGGAAGAAGGCGACACTGAAGAGCTGGCGGTGAAAGTACGCGTCAGTTCGATGAAGGACTTCAATCCGGCCTCGCTGGTCGAGCAAGTGCCTGAGCTGAAAAAACTGATGGAATTGCGTGACGCCCTGGTGGCCCTCAAAGGCCCATTGGGTAACGCACCGGCGTTCCGCAAAGCTATCGAAGGCGTTCTCGCCGACGACGAATCCCGTGGTCGAGTCTTGGGTGAACTGGGCTTGAACGCCGCCGCCCAGAACGCCTGA
- the tssA gene encoding type VI secretion system protein TssA, producing MSYSSKLSAHYLELAKTSISKESFAGEDVRFSSEYEALESELGKAQSMHESGQIDWLKICENSETLLRTLSKDLRVGAWLTWSLYQRESFQGLLAGLGLLHHLCENHWAEIHPNKARTRSAAISWLVPRLERVLNENIAIKEQLPLFRRMVEHLEGLDVACTKHLGDDAPLLLPISRRLKNMVQRAADNQPEPGVVGAAVAQVKQVATQLFTPGAPIDNEKEAHKALRAQQENARPLCAWWLKQKATDLRALRLNRTLLWLPIDTIPERNNEQITALRGLPADKLKTYQDSYDQAKYADLLVELEASLAKAPFWFDGQRMVWECLQSLNAEMAMREVEIHFALFIQRLPGIIELRFHDGAPFADPATRAWISASVTPHLQTSSAPRKVEATDTYLAWERALEEVLPILHKDGLRAAVQILKQGLQSAHGGRVRFFWQFAMARLCFAAKKYELAKTQLEALDQTLYDSGLQAWEPDLVLEVLHLLHSCCELLPQNHAVRERKEEIYRRLCHLDLEVVLE from the coding sequence ATGTCCTATTCCAGTAAGCTTTCTGCTCATTATCTCGAACTCGCGAAAACCTCTATTTCCAAGGAGAGTTTTGCGGGCGAAGACGTTCGGTTTTCGAGCGAGTATGAAGCGTTAGAAAGCGAGCTGGGTAAAGCCCAATCCATGCATGAAAGCGGCCAGATCGACTGGTTGAAAATCTGCGAAAACAGCGAAACCCTGCTGCGCACCCTATCCAAGGATTTACGAGTCGGGGCTTGGCTGACTTGGAGCCTGTACCAGCGCGAATCTTTCCAGGGGCTGCTGGCCGGCCTCGGTTTGTTGCACCACCTCTGTGAGAATCACTGGGCCGAAATCCACCCGAACAAAGCCCGCACTCGGTCCGCTGCCATCAGTTGGTTGGTGCCGCGTCTTGAGCGAGTGCTGAACGAAAATATCGCGATCAAAGAGCAACTGCCGCTGTTTCGTCGGATGGTGGAACACCTTGAAGGCCTTGACGTTGCGTGCACAAAACACCTGGGCGATGACGCGCCGTTGTTGCTGCCGATCTCCCGTCGCCTGAAAAACATGGTCCAGCGTGCTGCTGACAACCAGCCGGAACCCGGCGTGGTAGGCGCTGCTGTGGCCCAGGTCAAGCAGGTCGCAACGCAACTGTTCACCCCCGGTGCGCCGATCGACAACGAGAAAGAGGCCCACAAGGCTTTGCGTGCCCAGCAGGAAAACGCCCGCCCATTGTGCGCCTGGTGGCTCAAGCAAAAAGCCACCGATTTGCGTGCGCTGCGCCTCAATCGCACGCTGTTGTGGCTGCCCATCGACACGATTCCTGAGCGCAACAACGAGCAGATCACCGCGCTGCGCGGTCTGCCGGCAGACAAACTGAAGACCTATCAGGATAGCTATGATCAAGCTAAATACGCAGACCTGCTGGTGGAGCTGGAGGCCAGCTTGGCGAAGGCTCCATTCTGGTTCGATGGCCAGCGAATGGTTTGGGAATGCCTCCAAAGCCTGAACGCCGAGATGGCCATGCGCGAAGTGGAAATTCACTTCGCGCTATTTATTCAACGCCTGCCCGGCATCATCGAATTGCGTTTCCACGACGGTGCCCCGTTCGCAGATCCGGCCACTCGCGCCTGGATCAGTGCCAGCGTCACGCCGCACCTGCAAACTTCCAGTGCACCACGCAAGGTTGAAGCAACCGACACCTACTTGGCCTGGGAACGGGCCCTGGAGGAAGTCCTGCCGATCTTGCACAAAGACGGCCTCAGGGCTGCCGTGCAGATACTCAAGCAGGGCCTGCAAAGCGCTCACGGCGGACGCGTGCGGTTTTTCTGGCAATTTGCCATGGCCCGGCTGTGCTTCGCAGCCAAGAAATACGAGTTGGCCAAAACCCAACTCGAAGCCCTCGACCAAACACTATACGACTCAGGCTTGCAGGCCTGGGAGCCCGATCTTGTGCTCGAAGTGCTGCACTTGTTGCATAGCTGCTGCGAGTTATTACCGCAGAACCATGCTGTGCGTGAACGTAAAGAAGAGATTTATCGCAGGTTATGCCACCTCGATCTCGAAGTGGTACTCGAATAG
- a CDS encoding Hcp family type VI secretion system effector, translating into MATPAYMSITGTKQGLITAGAFTADSVGNTYQEGHEDQVMVQGFSHEVIIPRDPQSGQPTGQRVHKPVKITKVFDKSSPLLLAALTSGERLTEITIQWYRTSAAGTQEHYFTTKLEDAIIVDIKDYMHNCQDPSNSHFTHLEDVEFTYRKITWTHEVSGTSGSDDWRTPVAG; encoded by the coding sequence ATGGCTACGCCAGCGTATATGTCCATCACAGGTACCAAACAGGGCCTGATCACTGCCGGTGCGTTCACCGCTGACTCGGTCGGCAACACTTATCAGGAAGGTCATGAAGACCAGGTCATGGTTCAGGGCTTTAGCCACGAAGTGATCATTCCTCGCGATCCGCAATCGGGTCAACCGACCGGTCAACGCGTTCATAAGCCTGTCAAAATCACCAAGGTGTTCGACAAGTCCTCGCCGCTGCTGCTGGCTGCACTGACGTCCGGCGAGCGCCTGACTGAGATTACCATCCAGTGGTATCGCACCTCGGCAGCGGGTACTCAAGAGCACTACTTCACCACCAAACTCGAAGACGCGATCATCGTCGACATCAAGGATTACATGCATAACTGCCAGGATCCGTCGAATTCGCACTTCACGCATCTGGAAGACGTTGAATTCACCTACCGCAAAATCACCTGGACCCACGAAGTGTCTGGCACCTCCGGTTCTGATGACTGGCGCACCCCAGTCGCAGGCTGA